The DNA region CGGGCGTCCCCCTGCTCGCCCTGACCCGTGCGCCGTGGCGAGCGCGTGACGGGGACACCTGGACCTATGTCCCCGACATTGCGGGTGCGGTGGCTGCGCTTGATCGTCCCGCCTGCCGCGTGATGCTGGCCGTGGGTCGTATGCATCTGGCAGATTTCGCGCCCAATCCGCAGCATTTCTATCTGCTGCGCCTCGTTGACCCTCCAAAGGGGCCGCTGCCCTTTCCAAACATGGAGGCTCTTGTATCGCGGGGGCCGTTCACAACGGCTGATGACACGGCCCTGATGAAGACGCATGGTATTGAAATCGTTGTCTCGAAAAACGCTGGCGGGACAGGTGCTTACGCCAAGATTGAGGCCGCGCGAACGTTGCGGCTGCCCGTGATCATGATCGACCGCCCCGCGATCCCGGCGGGGGCCAGCGTGTCGAGGCCGGAGGAGGTTTTGGCGTGGCTCGGTCATTTCGCCACCGACCGTGGCGTGTAAACGAGGGGCGCGTCGTCCCGTGCAATCACACGGGTCAGCGAGGAACCAACGATCACCATCGTCTGCATGTCCGCCATCTCTGGCGTGGCGTCTGCGAGAGTCGTGACGCGCAGGGATTGGTCGGGGCGTGAGACGGCGCGGGCAAAGATCATCACGCGGCCGGGCTCACAACACTCCCGCAGGGTCGCAAGTGTTTTCACGAACCCGTCTGGCCGTGATTTGGAGCGCGGATTGTAGAAGGCCATGGCGAAATCGGCTTCTGCGGCCAAGCGTAGGCGGCTGTCGATCAACGCCCAGGGCTTGAGATTGTCCGAGAGGTTGATGGTGCAGAAATCATGACCCAAAGGAGCGCCCGCGGCGGCAGCGGCGGCCAGCATTGCGGTGATCCCCGGCAGGACGCGGATGTCGAGGGTTCGCCACTCCGCCGGCCCCGTCTCCGCCGCCTCAAACACAGCCGATGCCATGGCAAACACGCCCGGATCGCCCGAGCTGACGACAACGACGCGATGACCTTCAGCGGCCATCTGCAATGCATGAACCGCCCGATCCAGCTCGACCCGGTTGTCACTTTCATGCAACGTCAGACCGTCGCGTGGGGCGATCCGGCGCACATAGGGGATGTAGCCCACGATATCCGTGGCCTCGGCAATTGCCGCCGTGACCTCAGGCGTGATCATCGCCTCGGCGCCGGGACCCAGACCGGCTATGACGACCCAACCGGTCACGGTCTGCGCCCCTGCCCGTGGACAAGGATGATGGAGAAATATGGCAGCGTTTCGCCGTCAAACTCAGACAAGGCGCGCACGGTTTGGGCCTCCATGCTGGCGTATTCCACCAGGACCGCGCGGTCCGCCTTGCCTGACGCCGTGAGCGCCCGGCGCACCTTGGGCAGGTTGCGCCCGATCTTCATCACCACAAGCGCATCGGCGCGCCCCATCGCGTCTGTCAGCGTTGCCTCATCAAGGGTGCCCATGACCGTCGACAGGATATCATCGCCCCAGGTGATCGGCGCACCTGATGCTGTCCAGGCCGCCGACATGCCGGTGATCGCGGGCACGACCCGCACGTCGCAGGTGGCCTTGAGGCGTGTGTAGAGGTGCATGAACGAGCCGTAGAAAAACGGGTCCCCCTCGCACAGGACGACGACGTCTTCTCCGTTCGACGACAGGGAACACAGGTGCTGCGTGCAGGTTTCATAGAACTCCGACAGCACCTCATTGTAGCGCGGGTCGCTTAGCGGGATCTCGGTCGTCACCGGGTATTCCATCGCGAATTCAACCGCATCGTCCCGCAAAAGTCCCTCGACACACGTCCGTGCCCGCCCCTTTCGGCCCAGTTTGCGAAAGAAGGCAATGTGTTTGGAGCCGCGCAAAAGCCGGTCCGCCCGGACGCTCATCAAATCCGGATCGCCGGGGCCAAGGCCCACGCCGTAGATCCTGCCTTTGCCTTGGCCCGTCATTCCGCACGGCTCGCAATGGCATTGATCGCGGCGACCGTGATAGCGGAGCCTCCCAATCGTCCCTCCACGATCAACGACGGGACGGGGGCCGCCGCCGACAGCGCATCCTTGCTTTCGCGCGCACCCACAAAGCCCACGGGGCAGCCGATGATGGCAGCGGGGCGTGGGCAGTTTGGATCTTCCAGCATTTCCAGAAGATGGAAGAGAGCGGTCGGCGCGTTCCCGATGGCCACCAAGGCGCCGTCCAGACGGTCGCGCCACAGCTCCAGCGCCGCGGCCGACCGGGTTGTGGCCAAATCCGCCGCCATCGCAGGAACACGGGCGTCGCGGAGCGTACAAATCACGTCATTCTCTGCTGGCAGGCGTTTGCGGGTCACCCCCTCGCTGACCATATAGGCATCACAAAAGACGGGCGCGCCGTTGTCCAGCGCAGTCCGCGCGGCTTGCACCATGCCGGGGGCGATTTTCACGACATCCTCCAGCCCCACAAGCCCTGCCGCGTGAATCATGCGCACCACGACCTGTTCATCCTCGGCGCTGAACCGTGCCAGATTGGCCTCGGCCCGGATGGTGGCGAAGCTCTCATCATAAATGGCCGCGCCGTTTTTCTCGTATTCATAGGGCATGGTCTGGTTCGGTCATCCTTGCGGTATTGAAGCGAGCAACGCATCGGCGGAGATCCCTCTCACCACCGGCGCATCCCATGGCGCGCCCTGTCTGACAAGGTCAAACCCGGCGTCGGTTGCCACATATGTCAGGTCGGCGACGCGGGGAAAGGCGCAGCCCTTGGCGCAACCGCTGACGTGAAGGCTGTGGCCATCGGGCAGTGATGCCACGAGCGTCCGGGCGAGGGACCGTGTCGGGCCACGGGCCTGCGCACAACCGGGTGCCCCAGTACAGGCATGAACCCGCAGCAGCGGATCATCCGGGGCGCAGAAGCCCGCAGGCACGGATTGAGAGGACCCAATGGCGAGGAGGACGCGTCCGGGCAAGACACGCAACGTTTCCACATCGCCACTCTGCAACAGCGCCCGAAGCGCCTGTGTGTCGACCTGTCCGAAGGGGGCGCCAAAGAGCCCGCCCTTTGCCGATCGCGTGGGGCGAGGGCCCTGTCGGCGCGGAACCTCCGTCCATTCCTTCGGCAATTCCACCTCGCG from Jannaschia sp. CCS1 includes:
- a CDS encoding cobalt-precorrin-6A reductase; translated protein: MTPNLLILGGTTEATALARLVAEAGITGRVSFAGRVERPVRQPLPQRVGGFGGVAGLATYLKAQNITHVVDATHPFAAQMSRNAVDACAKTGVPLLALTRAPWRARDGDTWTYVPDIAGAVAALDRPACRVMLAVGRMHLADFAPNPQHFYLLRLVDPPKGPLPFPNMEALVSRGPFTTADDTALMKTHGIEIVVSKNAGGTGAYAKIEAARTLRLPVIMIDRPAIPAGASVSRPEEVLAWLGHFATDRGV
- the cobJ gene encoding precorrin-3B C(17)-methyltransferase, whose protein sequence is MTGWVVIAGLGPGAEAMITPEVTAAIAEATDIVGYIPYVRRIAPRDGLTLHESDNRVELDRAVHALQMAAEGHRVVVVSSGDPGVFAMASAVFEAAETGPAEWRTLDIRVLPGITAMLAAAAAAGAPLGHDFCTINLSDNLKPWALIDSRLRLAAEADFAMAFYNPRSKSRPDGFVKTLATLRECCEPGRVMIFARAVSRPDQSLRVTTLADATPEMADMQTMVIVGSSLTRVIARDDAPLVYTPRSVAK
- a CDS encoding precorrin-2 C(20)-methyltransferase; translated protein: MTGQGKGRIYGVGLGPGDPDLMSVRADRLLRGSKHIAFFRKLGRKGRARTCVEGLLRDDAVEFAMEYPVTTEIPLSDPRYNEVLSEFYETCTQHLCSLSSNGEDVVVLCEGDPFFYGSFMHLYTRLKATCDVRVVPAITGMSAAWTASGAPITWGDDILSTVMGTLDEATLTDAMGRADALVVMKIGRNLPKVRRALTASGKADRAVLVEYASMEAQTVRALSEFDGETLPYFSIILVHGQGRRP
- a CDS encoding precorrin-8X methylmutase, whose translation is MPYEYEKNGAAIYDESFATIRAEANLARFSAEDEQVVVRMIHAAGLVGLEDVVKIAPGMVQAARTALDNGAPVFCDAYMVSEGVTRKRLPAENDVICTLRDARVPAMAADLATTRSAAALELWRDRLDGALVAIGNAPTALFHLLEMLEDPNCPRPAAIIGCPVGFVGARESKDALSAAAPVPSLIVEGRLGGSAITVAAINAIASRAE